In the bacterium genome, CACGTTCAGTTTTCGGGGAGACCGCTATGAAACGCCCGTCGACCTGCGCGGCAAGAAGATTGAACTGCGTTACGAACGTTCTCGCAAGGGCACGGTTGTCGTCTACGACAAGGGGCGACGCCTCGGCCGGGCGAGACTTCTGGACGCCGTCGCCAACGGCCTGAGACGCAGAAAAGAATCATCGTAACGCCCTGCCAAACCGCTGCCAAACCGGTTTTCGCAGATGCAGCATCCAACGCCGTCGTTTTTATCGTGAATGAATGACTTTCTTGGAGAGGTACCAAGCCCATGATCCGTTCCTATTTCGGTCTGACCGACAATCCCTTCGCGCTCCGCGACATCGAACTGCTTCATCACCAACAGGAAATCCGCGACACCCTTCAAGTCCACTGCCAGCAAGGCGGACTCTGTCTCGTCGTCGGCAGGCCCGGAACGGGCAAGTCGGTGATCAAGGAATCGCTCAAACGACTCCCCGAAAAAGAGCATCTCGTGGCCACAGTCGCGCGAACACTGCACACCTACACCAACACGGTCAAGATCCTCTGCGAAGCGTTTCGCATCGAGTTCGAGAGTTCCGCCTTCAAGTGCGAACGTCGACTGATCGAACAGGCGTCCCATCTCAATCACACCGGCAAGATGCTGGTGACGATCATCGACGACGCTCACCTGATGGACATGGACAACCTGCGGAAACTCCGCCTGCTGCTGGAGGATTTCCCCAAGAACCACAACCTGATCTTGATCGGCCAGGTGGAGTTGCTCACCAATCTGGATCTGGCCGTGAACCAGGATCTCAAGAGCCGAGTGACCTATTCCGTGATCACGAAGCGGCTGCATGACGACCGCATGTGCGACTTCATCCATCGCGAACTCGACCGCATCGGACTAGCTCACAACACGTTTACCGAATCCGCCACCGAACTGATCATCCGCTCGGCCGACGGCGTTTTACGCAAATGCCGCAACCTGTGCTTGTCCGCCATGCTCGAAGCGGTCCGAGCGTCCGCGGGGAGAACGATCGATATCGATCTGGTCAACCGCGTTCTCCTCCAACCGCATTGGCAAAAGGAAGTCGACCTCACCGACTTCTGATGCACGGCTTG is a window encoding:
- a CDS encoding integrase, coding for TFSFRGDRYETPVDLRGKKIELRYERSRKGTVVVYDKGRRLGRARLLDAVANGLRRRKESS
- a CDS encoding AAA family ATPase; its protein translation is MIRSYFGLTDNPFALRDIELLHHQQEIRDTLQVHCQQGGLCLVVGRPGTGKSVIKESLKRLPEKEHLVATVARTLHTYTNTVKILCEAFRIEFESSAFKCERRLIEQASHLNHTGKMLVTIIDDAHLMDMDNLRKLRLLLEDFPKNHNLILIGQVELLTNLDLAVNQDLKSRVTYSVITKRLHDDRMCDFIHRELDRIGLAHNTFTESATELIIRSADGVLRKCRNLCLSAMLEAVRASAGRTIDIDLVNRVLLQPHWQKEVDLTDF